Proteins found in one Pelorhabdus rhamnosifermentans genomic segment:
- a CDS encoding M48 family metallopeptidase — MQITLLNKPFDYHINHSKSRQNISLKLISSSSLLVTVPARLTKKRVEQLLIEKSAWIIKHAEQLKTEEQNPVNQVIRNGATVLYGGKQYQLQFHGNADSHKVTVKDASIHLYFTDPNPIPPTTLLRQFFIESARLTFQKLTDYWAVRMNVKPVKIAIREQKTRWGSCSSKGTISYNWQVIMAPPEILEYLIIHELSHLIAPNHSRHFWQIVETFDADYRKHRLWLKEKGNLLTRLFET; from the coding sequence ATGCAAATTACATTGTTAAATAAACCCTTCGATTATCACATAAATCATAGTAAAAGTCGCCAAAATATTTCACTTAAGCTTATTTCGTCTTCTTCCTTGCTTGTCACCGTTCCAGCGAGACTTACGAAAAAAAGAGTTGAACAGCTTTTAATTGAAAAATCTGCTTGGATCATCAAACATGCCGAACAATTAAAAACAGAAGAACAAAATCCAGTCAATCAAGTAATCCGAAATGGTGCCACTGTTTTATATGGCGGCAAACAATATCAGCTACAATTTCATGGGAATGCGGATTCTCACAAAGTAACAGTCAAAGACGCCAGCATTCATTTATATTTTACCGATCCTAACCCAATTCCACCGACAACTCTACTTCGCCAATTTTTCATCGAATCGGCTCGGTTGACTTTTCAAAAACTTACGGACTATTGGGCGGTGCGCATGAACGTCAAACCAGTAAAAATTGCCATTCGCGAACAAAAAACCCGCTGGGGCAGTTGTTCCTCTAAAGGAACCATATCTTATAATTGGCAAGTCATTATGGCCCCACCAGAAATATTAGAATATCTCATTATCCATGAACTCAGCCACCTCATAGCACCCAATCATTCACGTCATTTCTGGCAAATCGTAGAAACATTTGATGCCGATTATAGAAAACATCGCTTATGGCTAAAAGAAAAAGGCAATTTGTTAACACGCCTT